The Gammaproteobacteria bacterium genomic interval ATGAGCAGCTTCCCGTTCCCGGGAGCGACCTGGTCATCTCGCTCGACACCAATCTGCAGCGGGTCGCCGAGCAGGCGCTGGTCGGCTCCAGGGGGGCGGTGGTCGCGCTGGATCCCCGCACCGGGGAGGTGCTCGCGCTGGCGAGCAACCCCGGCTACGATCCAAACCAGTTCGTCAACGGCATCAGCTCGGCGCGTTACCGTGAGTTGTCGGACGACCCCGAACAGCCGCTGTTCAATCGTGCTCTGAGCGGACAGTATCCCCCGGGCTCGACGATCAAGCCGCTGATGGCGCTGGCCGGCCTGGACTACTCCGTCACCACGGCCGAGCGCACCATCCAGGCGGGGGCCTACTACCGCCTGCCGAACGGCAAGCGCCGGTATCGTGACTGGAAACGGGGGGGCCACGGGAAGGTGGACCTGAACAAGTCCATCGTCCAGTCCTGCGACGTCTATTTCTACGATCTCGCCTACCGGATGGGTATCGAGCGGATGCACGACTTCCTGGAGCGCTTCGGGCTCGGTTCGCGGACCGGCCTCGATTCCACCGGAGAGGCGGGTGGCCTGCTGCCATCACCGGCCTGGAAGCGCAGTGCCCATGGCCAACCCTGGTTCCCGGGCGAGACGGTGATCTCCGGGGTTGGGCAGGGCTACATGCTTGCGACCCCACTGCAGCTTGCCGCGGCTGTCAGTACGATCGCTACCCGGGGGCAGCGGGTGCAGCCGCGGCTGCTGCGCGCGGTACGCAGGCAGGGATCGAACGGCTTCGAGCCCGTCGGACCTGTCAGGCTCGAACCGGTTCGGCTTGCAGCCGACGGGTACTGGGACCAGATCGTCTCCGCGATGGTCGGGGTGACCCGCAAACGGAATGGTACGGCCTGGCGCATGGGTCATGACGCGCCGTACACCATCGCGGGCAAGACCGGTACGGCGCAGGTCTTCGGTCTCGAGGAGGGAGAGAAATACGACGGGGACACGGTGTCCGACAAACTGCGCGACCACGCCCTGTTCGTCGCGTTCGCGCCGGCCGAGGATCCGCGGATCGCAGTGGCAGTAATTGTCGAGAATGGCGGCCACGGCGGTTCGGTGGCGGCTCCCGTGGCGCGCAGGGTGATGGACTATTATCTCCTCGGCAGCACGGGTGGTACCGGGATCTGAATGACGTGATACCGATCGAGCACTTCGAGGACCGCAGGGGAATGGGGGACACGCTTCAGAATTTGTTGCGCGTCGATTTCCCGTTGCTCGGCGCCATTGCGCTGCTCTCGGCGCTCGGATTCCTGATCCTGTATAGTGCCGCCGACGAGAATATGGCACTACTCATGCGTCAGGGTGTTCGACTGGGTGCCGGTCTCATCGTGCTGATCGTATTGTCGCGCATTCCGCCCGACAGGCTATCCCTTTGGTCGCCCTGGATCTACGGGGCGGGATTGATCCTGCTCCTCTGGGTGCTGTTCGCAGGCGAGAGCGGCAACGGCGCGCAGCGGTGGCTGGATCTCGGCGTAATCCGGTTTCAGCCCTCGGAGGTCATGAAGCTCGCGGTGCCAATGGTGCTGGCCTGGTATTTTTCCGAGAAGTCCCTGCCGCCGGGAATCAAGCAGCTTGGTGTCGCGGCGGCGATCGTCGCGGCACCGGCCGTGCCGATCGCCATTCAGCCGGATCTCGGCACGGCGCTGCTGGTCTGCGCCGCGGGACTGTTCGTGATTTTCTTCGCCGGCATCAGCTGGCGCCTGATCCTGATCCACGGTGTCCTGACGGCGGCGGCCGCCCCGCTGTTGTGGCACTTCATGCACGACTATCAGCGCATCCGGGTCCTCACCCTGCTGGACCCGGAACGCGATCCTCTCGGCTCGGGTTACCACATCATTCAGTCCAAGATCGCGATCGGATCCGGGGGGGTTTACGGCAAGGGCTGGTTGAACGGCTCGCAGTCGCAACTCGATTTCATCCCCGAGCGGTCTACGGACTTCATTTTTTCAGTTTTCGGCGAGGAATTCGGTTTTCTGGGCGCCCTCGGCCTGATGATCGTCTATGGGTTCGTCGTCCTGAGGGGCCTGTACATCGCATGCCGTGCCCCGGACACCTATTCGAGGCTTCTGGCCGGCGGGCTCAGCATGTCCTTCTTCGTCTATTTCTTCGTCAATATCGGGATGGTCTCCGGCGTTCTGCCCGTAGTGGGTGTGCCCCTGCCGCTGATCAGCTACGGAGGAACGTCGCTGGTGACCCTGATGGCCGCATTCGGTATCCTGATGTCCATTCAATCACACCGCCGGTTGCTGACACGTTGAACAAGAACCGAACCGTCCGCGTACCGACCCCGCTGCAAGGATTCGTGGCCCTGGTTTCCTTGCTCATCTTCGGACTCCCCGCGCAGGCCGCGTCACCGGCAACGTCGACCGGGTACGAGGCGCGGGAGGACGTCCGCGTGTTCATCGACGATCTCAGCCGGCGCGAGGGTTTCGACCCCGCGGATTTGTCGCGCCTGTTCGCGACGGTGGAGCGGCAGGACGGAATCCTGAAGGCGATCGCGCGACCCGCCGAGGCGAAACCCTGGTACGAGTACCGTGAGATCTTCCTGACCCCCTCTCGAATCGAGGGAGGTGCGCGGTTCTACGCCGAACATCGTGAGTCACTCGAACGCGCCTCGAAGGAATATGGCGTTGACCCGGAGGTGATCGTGGCGATCATCGGGGTCGAGACGCTCTACGGAACACGCACCGGCAAACAGAGGGTACTGGACGCACTGACCACGCTCGGATTCGACTACGAACCCAGGAAGATGTTTTTTCGCAAGGAGCTGGAGGAGTTTCTCCTGCTGTCACGCGAGGAATCCATGGATCCGCCGATGGTGAAGGGGTCATATGCCGGGGCGATGGGGATAGGTCAGTTCATCCCGAGCAGCTACCGGGCCTACGCGGTCGATTTCGACGGTGATGGCAAGCGAGATCTGTGGAACCCGGACGATGCGATCGGCAGCGTCGCCAACTATTTCAGTCGTCATGGCTGGCGCAACGGCGAGACCGTCACCGTGCCCGCGAGCGTGACGGGTGTCGGACACCGGAAACTCGTCGAGAAGGGGACCAAGCCAGCGATTCCGTCAGAGTCGCTGAAGAAAGCCGGTGTCGTCGTGGAAGGCGTCGACCTCAACGGACACAAGGTGGCGTTGCTGGAGTACGAAA includes:
- the mrdA gene encoding penicillin-binding protein 2, with amino-acid sequence MPFPGTRRSREHLKDPSAERRLFASRALAAAILVGGLISALAGRLAWLQIVSYEHFSTLSTDNRVRVVALPPPRGAIYDRNGVLLAGNRANYRIEIAPSHVGDIDHVVERLSGIIDLTEADVERFRKEVSRKRSFQPVPLRFNLDEDEVARFAVHRHEFPGVDIAARPGRYYPQGKTGVHALGYVGRINDRDLKRVDRDNYRGTTHIGKLGVEKRYEDLLHGRVGVQRLEINAQGRTLRVLDEQLPVPGSDLVISLDTNLQRVAEQALVGSRGAVVALDPRTGEVLALASNPGYDPNQFVNGISSARYRELSDDPEQPLFNRALSGQYPPGSTIKPLMALAGLDYSVTTAERTIQAGAYYRLPNGKRRYRDWKRGGHGKVDLNKSIVQSCDVYFYDLAYRMGIERMHDFLERFGLGSRTGLDSTGEAGGLLPSPAWKRSAHGQPWFPGETVISGVGQGYMLATPLQLAAAVSTIATRGQRVQPRLLRAVRRQGSNGFEPVGPVRLEPVRLAADGYWDQIVSAMVGVTRKRNGTAWRMGHDAPYTIAGKTGTAQVFGLEEGEKYDGDTVSDKLRDHALFVAFAPAEDPRIAVAVIVENGGHGGSVAAPVARRVMDYYLLGSTGGTGI
- the rodA gene encoding rod shape-determining protein RodA codes for the protein MGDTLQNLLRVDFPLLGAIALLSALGFLILYSAADENMALLMRQGVRLGAGLIVLIVLSRIPPDRLSLWSPWIYGAGLILLLWVLFAGESGNGAQRWLDLGVIRFQPSEVMKLAVPMVLAWYFSEKSLPPGIKQLGVAAAIVAAPAVPIAIQPDLGTALLVCAAGLFVIFFAGISWRLILIHGVLTAAAAPLLWHFMHDYQRIRVLTLLDPERDPLGSGYHIIQSKIAIGSGGVYGKGWLNGSQSQLDFIPERSTDFIFSVFGEEFGFLGALGLMIVYGFVVLRGLYIACRAPDTYSRLLAGGLSMSFFVYFFVNIGMVSGVLPVVGVPLPLISYGGTSLVTLMAAFGILMSIQSHRRLLTR
- the mltB gene encoding lytic murein transglycosylase B — protein: MNKNRTVRVPTPLQGFVALVSLLIFGLPAQAASPATSTGYEAREDVRVFIDDLSRREGFDPADLSRLFATVERQDGILKAIARPAEAKPWYEYREIFLTPSRIEGGARFYAEHRESLERASKEYGVDPEVIVAIIGVETLYGTRTGKQRVLDALTTLGFDYEPRKMFFRKELEEFLLLSREESMDPPMVKGSYAGAMGIGQFIPSSYRAYAVDFDGDGKRDLWNPDDAIGSVANYFSRHGWRNGETVTVPASVTGVGHRKLVEKGTKPAIPSESLKKAGVVVEGVDLNGHKVALLEYESSGDEKEFWVGFHNFYVITRYNRSQLYAMAVHQLSEEIARTVEASQKGEKE